In the genome of Bacillota bacterium, the window GGGCCAGGGCCTGCACCCGCGCGCTCCACCGGTCGGGCTCGACTTCCTCGATGAGGAGCCCGGGGGTGGGGTCCGGCGCCTCACCGTCGCGTTCAAAAGGGTCCAAGAGGCCAGGCGGGGCCAGCCAGTCGGCCAGGTCAAGTTCGATAGCGCCAATCTCTTCTGCGGGGTGGGATCCGGGGGTCAGCCGAACGTTGACCGTCAGCCAGGTCTCGTCGCGGGCCTGGGTCAACAGGAAGCGGGGAACCGCGAGCCACGCATCGGGGAAATCCGACCAGATCCCTGTTGCGCCGCCGGGCCGGCCCGGGCCGCTTCTCCGAGCCGAACCCATCGGGTCAAAGGCAAACCCGCCCAGGGCCACCGGGCCGGTGCCGTGGGTCCCCGGAAGGCCCTCGATCACGGCATCGGCCAGCGCCTGGCGCCACAGGTCGCGGATGCGCCGGAACCGGTGGACGCCAGAAGCCTCCAGCGCCCACGCTGTACCCGCTCCCACCAGAACGGTCCCGCAGGACGGCACGGCCCACAGGGCGGAATCCGTCCACCGCAGCCGGCCGGCTCGTTTCGCCTGTTCGGATGGGGTCCAGGAAGAGGCCAGTTCTCGCGCCCGGCAGAACAGCCGCACCGGCTCTGCGGCCGGGAATGGAATGACCGCGCTGGCCAGGACGGGCCCGCGCAGCTCGTTGGCCTTTCGGGCAGCCGCAGCCAGCACCGGCGCTAAGGTTTGCGCCTGTACCCCGACCGAAGCCAACTCCTCACCACCACGGGGGATGATGGACCGACCGGTCAGTCTTCTCTGGATTATACCTCAAGGGGCCGGCTCCGCCAGCGGGTCCTCCTCCTGGCGCCAGCCATCCATCCCCTCTCGATTCGCCTTCAAGCAGTGGGCCGCGGCGTTCAGTTCGTCGGCAGGGACCGGACAGGCCGGACGGGCAGCCGGCTGGCCTGGACGGCAGCGTGGGGGGCGAGGACCCAGGAAAACCGGCGGGGTCGCGCAACGCCCTACCGGGACTTGACGGCTACCGCGACCTGCGTCGCCTTGACATGCGCGGCGGCGCGCTGGTAGAATGACTCCCGGCCCTCGTGGCGAGGGCCGAAGACGCGTGGAGGGGTTCCCGAGCGGCCAAAGGGGGCAGACTGTAAATCTGCTGGCGGACGCCTTCGTGGGTTCAAATCCTACCCCCTCCACCACCTCTTCTTGTCAGCAGGCAGCGACGCGGGGTGGAGCAGCCTGGTAGCTCGTCGGGCTCATAACCCGAAGGTTGCCGGTTCGAATCCGGCCCCCGCAACCACTTTTGGAGACCCTGCCCCGGGGCAGGGGGGCTTTTAAGAGCCCGCATAGCTCAGACGGCAGAGCGCATCCATGGTAAGGATGAGGTCGCCAGTTCGATTCTGGCTGCGGGCTCCAGAGTGTTGCCGGCGCTGCCGTCGCGAGGATGCGGCAGCGCCGATTTTTCGAGCGTAGAGGGGATTTTGGGTCTCATGCGGGTCGCCGTCACGCTGGAGTGCGAGCGGTGCAAGAGCCGCAACTATCAGACATCCAAGAACCGAAAGAACACGCCGGACAGGCTCG includes:
- the rpmG gene encoding 50S ribosomal protein L33; translated protein: MRVAVTLECERCKSRNYQTSKNRKNTPDRLELRKYCPRCRQHTLHKETR